The segment CTGAATCAGGATCTTCTCATTTTGCAAATCACCTTGAGCGATATTTTGTGCTTGCAGATTGATATCATCTAACGGCTTTAAGCTTCTTCTAATAATGTAAACTAATGCAGCAATTAGGACTGCTGATAGTATTAATGACAAGAAAATAGACGTTATATTTGTTTTTGTTAAACTGTCTTGAACATCATTTAATGTCTGACTCGCAATTGTTGCATTTTGGAAATAAGATGTGGTATCCACCTGTGCAAGCAGTACATATCTCACTTCTTCGTCCACAATGATTGGATAATAAATTTCAGCTTTTTTATCTTCCATGTTTAATGTCGGTTCTTTTGAATCAACCACTTTTTTGATTGTTTCATCCTTTGTTGTTGAACCCTTTTTAAGAACAGATTCCTGCCCTGTTTTCAACGACTCTGTTAATACGACATTGCTGTTGCTAATTAAGTATATGGATTGAACACCATTACCCTCCTGAATGAATTTTGAAAGAGAGTCTTCAAATACTTCTGCATTACGTCCGACTTCCAATATTCCTTTACCGTTAAGTCTCGGAATAGAGGTGAATTTAAAAATCTCCCCATTTTCTTTCTTAATTGTTAAAGGCCCCTCCAACATTTTCATATCACCTGTTATAAGTCCTTTTACATTTGGATCGAAGGTAAGTAAGTTAAAACCAACGGAAGTCTTATCCGTGGAATGGGTGAACACCCCTTTATCATTGGTCAATAAAAAATCGGTCATTTCCGTTTGTTTGGCAATTCGTTTCAAATCCTCGTTTGAAACATTACGTTGGGCATCAATCTGTTGGAGTGTGTATGCAGCATTAGCCATACTTTCATCTAATTGCTGCTCCAAAACTACAACATGCTGAGAAATTTCCGTCGACAGCCCAGTCAGTTTTGATTCTACATCTTTTTTTGAATTTGATTCCAATTGCTGTATAACTAAGTCCGTATTTTGTTTTAGCTTATTTGTTTCAACAAACTGCAAAAGGCTGGATGCTGCTATAAGCACAATGATGATTACGCTTGTTATGCCAATCATCTTATTTTTTAAAGACATATGTTACCTCCCAATATAAATAGTACATCTTTATATCGGACATCTTGTTCTCTAGTTTAGTCCAAGCCTTTTATTCAGACTATTTCTCTTGCAACCTTTTTAAACATTTGTTCATAAGCTGTAATGATACGAAAAAAGAGGAGGAAATAATTTGCCTGATGTTAAACAAAGTTCACCCGTTTATTTGCCAGAGACAAATATAACGGCAGCTACTTCGCAAACTGTTTTCCAGTACAACTATTTAGAGGCATATATGGCAGAACAACAATCAAAAAATGAAATGCTGCAGATGAAATTAGAGGATATTTATTTGCAAGCTAATAATAATACGCAAGAACAAGCAGCAAAGCTGCAGCATCTCGAGGAATTACTTTACATTCAGGGAAACGTATCTAATCAGGTTCTAGAAGAAACAAAAAATAATCAGGATCATATAAAGGCTGTTCTTCAATCTGCTCATGCTGCAGAAAAATTAGCAAAGGAAAATGCCCAAAAGCTTTCAGATGAGCAGTATGTTCATACTGCCATTCTCGATCAGTTCGTATTTCAGGATAAGGCAATCAGTAATCTTACAGAAACGCTCGAGGATTTTAAACAAAGCACAGCTGCCTTACAGGAAAAAATAAATCAAACGGAAGAAACACAGCAGCATATCGAAGAAAAATTAGAGCTTCAAGAAATATTCCAAAAGACTGTTTTAGAAAAAGTCGAGGATACAGATGGGAAAATCAGCAAATTGTCGAGACAAATGGATTATTTAAAAGAAGTTATTTTTGAAAGAATAGAATTTTTAGCTGCAAAGTTCGAGGACAATTTAAAATCGATAGTTATTCCCGTACAAAAATTTTTCATTAAAACAAATGAGAAGGAAAAGAAATAAGCACAAAAAAAGGATAGCGGCATGCTATCCTTTTTTTTAACCTTATTAGTCGATGATTTTGACTTCAACTTGTTTTCTTCCCCAGTTTAAAGCATCTTTTTCAGAAGACATAAATAAATCAATTTTGTTTCCTTTAATTGCTCCACCAGTATCGCCTGCTACTGCCTTTCCGTAGCCTTCAACATATACGGTTGAACCAAGTGGAATGACCTTTGGATCTACTGCAATGACCTTTTTATTAGGATTTTCCTTCAGATCTATACCTGTTGCTGTTATACCAGAACAACCTTTACAGTCCGCTGTATAGGCTGTAGCTGAAACAGTTACTGTTTCTGCATTGCCAGAATCGTCTTTTTCAACTGGTGCAGAAGCTGTTTTCACTGCCTTTTTTTCCTGTTTTTCTTCTTGTTTTTCTTCTTGTCTTTCTTCTTTCACTGCGCTGTCAGCATCTTTTTTCTCCATGCCATTATCGACAACCAGTTCTTCACCGACATAGATTTTTTCAGAAGGGAGTTTATTCCACTTCATTAAATCATCAACTGTATTGTCGTTATCCTTCGCTAAACTCCAAAGAGTGTCGCCTTTTTTAACTTTATGAGTTTTCTCCACTTGGAGATCTAATGTATCGTTTACTTTAATTATGTCAGAATCAAGGTCATTCCAAGTTTTTATGTCTTCTGTGGAAACATCATAGTCTTTGGATATGCTCCAAAGTGTGTCTCCCTTTTTAACTGTGACTTCTGCCGCCTTCGCTTCAGTCGCAATGGAAGTGGCAATTGTTGCGCATGCAATAAATGATAATAATTTTTTCATTTACTTTTTACCTCCTAACTAGCTTAAACAAGCTAACGGGTATTATCTTAACATGAAATGCGCAAATAAAAAGAACAAGGAGATACCAATTCCATTACTAATATGACAAAGCCTTAACAGTTACAAGTCTAATTGTCAGAATAGTATAAAATTATATATCCTTGTTCTTACCCTTTTGGAAGTATATTGAAATTAATAGGTTTATTCACCTAGAGTGTCATTGGCTTTTGGAAATGATATATGGAAGGATGTACCTTTGTTTTTTTCACTTTCTATATATACTTTCCCTTTAAAGCTCTCAATAATCTTAAAACTAACAAGTAAACCTAAACCTGTTCCATCATTTTTTGTTGTAAAGAATGGCTCACCTATTTTTTGGAGCTGTTCTTCTGTCATCCCGACTCCAGTATCCTTGATTTCAACTTTTATCTCCTCAGACGATTTAACAGTTATTAGTAAGTTTCCGCCATTTGGCATGGCCTCCACAGCGTTTTTAATGAAATTAAGAAAAACCTGCTTAAGCTTATTTTCATCACACTCTACTAATGATTCACTATCATCAAAGGTTAACTGTGTCTTTATCTTGCTTTTTCTTAATTGATAATCCAAAACAGAAAGAACATTAGTGATAATCGGAATAATTTCCTTTTTCTGCAGACTGGCAGCTGTTGGTTTAGAAAGCACCATAAATTCCTCAACGATTGAATTGACACGCTCAATCTCCTCTAAAACGATTGAAAACAATTCCTGCCTGCTTTTATCTATTTCATCCATACTCAAAAATTCCGTGTACCCTTTAATGGACGTCAATGGGTTCCGAATTTCATGAGCTATGCCTGCGGCAAGCTGACCAACAGCAGCAAGCTTATCTTGACGATGAAGAATTTCCTCTGTCCGTTTCTTTTCCGTAATATCATTTCTGATAGCTAAGTATTTAAAGGGTTTGTTCTGCTTATCCATGAAAGGAATAATAGTGGTATCTACCCAATAGTAGGAGCCATTTTTCGCTTTATTACGAATTTCTCCCTTCCACACATTTCCGTTAGATATGGTATTCCACAACTCTTCGAAAAAAGCGGCTGAATGATAACCAGAATTGACAATTCGGTGTGTTTGCCCGATTAATTCTTCCGAAGTGTATCCTGATATACGGCAAAACTTATCATTCACATTCGAGATGATTCCACGTTTATCTGTAAAAGCAATAATGCTCGATTGGTCAAGAGCAAACTTTATATCGCTTACCTCCTGGACCATTTCCTTTATTCTTAATTGATCCTGCTTCTGTTCTGAAACATCTCTTCTTATGGATACATATTGATATGGTTCACCCTTTTTGTTCATAAATGGAACAATGACGGTATCAACCCAATAATGACTGCCATCTTTTGCTTTATTGCGGATTTCTCCTTTCCAAATGTTCCCGGAGCTGATGGTTTTCCACAGTTCCTTAAAGAACTCTGGTGAGTGGTAGCCAGAATTAATGATGCGATGGTTTTGCCCAAGTAATTCAGAACGGCTGTATTTAGATATCTCGACAAATTTATCATTTACATATGTAATCATGCCATTTTTGTCTGTAAAGGCTACGATGGACGATTCATCTAAAGCATGCTGCATGTCCCGAACATTTATATCATTTACTGCCAGCTTCTCCCGTATCAATGTACTTGTTCCTATTAGTCCACCAAGAATCAAGATAGTAATAAATAATACGACATATACAATAAAGCTGTCATCGTAATGAGATGGATCATATTTGATTGGTGTCATGCCGAACATGAGAATCAGATGACTGACAAAACAAACACTTGTGATTATGAAGCTGCAAAATGGTCTTATAATACTTTGTTTTATCCTAGAATTCTTTTTAGGATAAAAAGATAATTTAACAGAAAAGCAAAAGCCACTGAATAATAATAGAAAGCTAATAATAATGGCGGGGATATTTTCTGCTTGAACGGTATTTCCGATTGAATATAATCCTAATACAAATACTGACAGCATCGAAAAGCTGAAAAACAAACTGCTAACATAAATCCGATGCTTATTGTTCTCTTTGTCCAGCATAGAATAAAAGGCCATTCCTGCAAAACATATTCCAATTAGCATAGATAATGTTGCGATTGGGATATCATAGGTTGCTGTTGCATATATATTATTGGCCATCAAAATAACAAAGCTCATAACCCAAAAACCAAAACCTAGCGAAAAAGTGCTCGCTAAAAATAAAAACCGGCTATTCTTTTCAGACGCCTTAACGAGTTGAAACAAATCGAATGAAGTGTAACTAGCCATATAAATTAAAATAATGCTAATAAATACTAGAATGGAGTTATACAAAATTGTTCCTCCCATACCATTTTAAAAATTAAAAATGAAAAGTTTATGACAATTTAACAACACTTATGATTGTAATGGAAATGTAATATAGATGAAAGTGTTTTTCTCCATCTTTCAATGGAAATGGTCCTTTCTGATTAATTAATAATGTTTAATGTGCTTAAAGTTTCCAAAATCAAATAAATACTTACTATTCTAAATAATGTGATATAATCATTTCGTATCACTAAATACCATAATTGGGGAGGAATTATATTGCAAATAACAAAACAAACAAGGCCATTTCGTAAAGATGTGCCAGAAGCATTGAAATGGAAGGTAGAAGACCTTTTTGTTGATGGACAAGCCTGGAAAGCAGCGCTGAAACAGGCGGAAAGCAGCATTCCGGCATTTGAAAGTTTTAAAGGAAAACTGCATACTAGCAGTTCCACCCTTCTTGAATGCTTGAAGGCTCAAGAAGCTTTACTTGAGAAGCTAGTTCTGATTAGTACATATGCTTC is part of the Niallia taxi genome and harbors:
- a CDS encoding 3D domain-containing protein, translating into MKKLLSFIACATIATSIATEAKAAEVTVKKGDTLWSISKDYDVSTEDIKTWNDLDSDIIKVNDTLDLQVEKTHKVKKGDTLWSLAKDNDNTVDDLMKWNKLPSEKIYVGEELVVDNGMEKKDADSAVKEERQEEKQEEKQEKKAVKTASAPVEKDDSGNAETVTVSATAYTADCKGCSGITATGIDLKENPNKKVIAVDPKVIPLGSTVYVEGYGKAVAGDTGGAIKGNKIDLFMSSEKDALNWGRKQVEVKIID
- a CDS encoding PAS domain-containing protein — protein: MGGTILYNSILVFISIILIYMASYTSFDLFQLVKASEKNSRFLFLASTFSLGFGFWVMSFVILMANNIYATATYDIPIATLSMLIGICFAGMAFYSMLDKENNKHRIYVSSLFFSFSMLSVFVLGLYSIGNTVQAENIPAIIISFLLLFSGFCFSVKLSFYPKKNSRIKQSIIRPFCSFIITSVCFVSHLILMFGMTPIKYDPSHYDDSFIVYVVLFITILILGGLIGTSTLIREKLAVNDINVRDMQHALDESSIVAFTDKNGMITYVNDKFVEISKYSRSELLGQNHRIINSGYHSPEFFKELWKTISSGNIWKGEIRNKAKDGSHYWVDTVIVPFMNKKGEPYQYVSIRRDVSEQKQDQLRIKEMVQEVSDIKFALDQSSIIAFTDKRGIISNVNDKFCRISGYTSEELIGQTHRIVNSGYHSAAFFEELWNTISNGNVWKGEIRNKAKNGSYYWVDTTIIPFMDKQNKPFKYLAIRNDITEKKRTEEILHRQDKLAAVGQLAAGIAHEIRNPLTSIKGYTEFLSMDEIDKSRQELFSIVLEEIERVNSIVEEFMVLSKPTAASLQKKEIIPIITNVLSVLDYQLRKSKIKTQLTFDDSESLVECDENKLKQVFLNFIKNAVEAMPNGGNLLITVKSSEEIKVEIKDTGVGMTEEQLQKIGEPFFTTKNDGTGLGLLVSFKIIESFKGKVYIESEKNKGTSFHISFPKANDTLGE
- a CDS encoding methyl-accepting chemotaxis protein; translated protein: MSLKNKMIGITSVIIIVLIAASSLLQFVETNKLKQNTDLVIQQLESNSKKDVESKLTGLSTEISQHVVVLEQQLDESMANAAYTLQQIDAQRNVSNEDLKRIAKQTEMTDFLLTNDKGVFTHSTDKTSVGFNLLTFDPNVKGLITGDMKMLEGPLTIKKENGEIFKFTSIPRLNGKGILEVGRNAEVFEDSLSKFIQEGNGVQSIYLISNSNVVLTESLKTGQESVLKKGSTTKDETIKKVVDSKEPTLNMEDKKAEIYYPIIVDEEVRYVLLAQVDTTSYFQNATIASQTLNDVQDSLTKTNITSIFLSLILSAVLIAALVYIIRRSLKPLDDINLQAQNIAQGDLQNEKILIQSKDEIGELASSFGMMTENLRGVIHKVRAAAEQVAASSEELSAGTEEMNAASEHISATIHEVNHAMDKQVSELEETDKSVASMLNYVQHIAVSSDSVTKRSVEASAKAADGNKAIGTVETQMDMISKRVKESATVITELGSYSSEIGEISQVITAIADQTNLLALNAAIEAARAGEQGKGFAVVAEEVRHLAEQSSDSASKISGLIGRIQKETAKAVESMNYATAEVDGGIVVVKQTGEIFGEIETAVDEVSEQITSVSQSVKELNNGMEKIVQAINLVKQMAEQTDQGTQNVSAATEEQIASMQEISASAIGLSKMAEELMLVINKFKL